The Anaerolineales bacterium genomic sequence AGCAAGGATGGAAGGTCGCCTATGAGGCTGCGGCCGAGGTGATCCACGTCCATGACGAGGCTGCGGGGGAGCTCTACAATCGCTACCGTCGGGAAGCGATGGCCCTGCGCCGGATCCGACCGCAGGAGCGGATCACCTGGCTGGATGCTGCACGGCTGTTTCTCAGCAATGCCGGCACGGACCTATGGCACGCCGCCCACGACGGCCGGCTTCGTGGCGAGGTGGCCGGGATCCTGAGCTTCCGCTTCCTGCAGTTCTGGGGGAGCTATCAGGGATGGCGCATGGCCGGAGGCCTGACCAGCCAATTGAAGCAGACGTTCTACTACCCGCGTGGTCTGAGTCGCGCAGTAGACCCTTCCGCCCAAAGGGTGGATCCCATCGCTTATGACCGTTCGGTCAGCGGGAGGCCTGCTGACAGAGATGGGCCGCCGCCCGCGCCGGGGGCAGAGTGAAAGCCAGGCTGGCCTCGAAGCGGAGCAGGGTGGCGGGCCAACGCTTGGCGGGAGGGGTCGGGTTGAACAGTCACGCCTGCGGATGGCCCGGCCGAGGCAGGGGAGGGTCGGAATCTTGAGCGAACTCGAGATCGTCGCCCTGGTGCCGATGCGCCACCACAGCCAGCGCGTGCCGGGCAAGAACTACCGTCTGTTGAATGGCCGTCCCCTGTATGCCTACATCCTGGACAGCCTGCTGCAGTCTGGCGCCGTGTCCCGCATCGTGGTCGATACCGATAGCCCAGAGATCCGGCGAGGGATCGGCGAAGCCTTCCCGGCGGTGACGCTGATCGACCGGCCTCCGGAGTTGCGGGATGGCTCGATCTCGA encodes the following:
- a CDS encoding glycosyltransferase family 2 protein; this translates as AHPFCNNANAAIRRRLWLEHPYDESLSGLEDVEWASWAMQQGWKVAYEAAAEVIHVHDEAAGELYNRYRREAMALRRIRPQERITWLDAARLFLSNAGTDLWHAAHDGRLRGEVAGILSFRFLQFWGSYQGWRMAGGLTSQLKQTFYYPRGLSRAVDPSAQRVDPIAYDRSVSGRPADRDGPPPAPGAE